Below is a window of Apodemus sylvaticus chromosome 5, mApoSyl1.1, whole genome shotgun sequence DNA.
ctcacagagatccttctctACCTCTGgagggctgggactaaaggatCAAAACGTGAATTTTGCTTGCATGAATGCCCCACATATATGCCTGGTATCTGTGGAAGGTAGAAGACATCAGACCTGGAGGTTTGTGCACTGCCTTGTGGGATTTGAATATGGACCACAGGTCCAGTGAGAGCATTGTGtgtagtcttaaccactgagccatctctccaagccacACCCTTGCCCTTTTGACAAACTTTTTCAAGATCAAATTCTACATTAAATCTTTTGTGACCTTGAAGGCTCCTGGAAGTCTCATGAGACAGATAAAAGTTTAGGTGATGCAAACTTTGTCAGAGAAGAAGTGATTCTCATGGGGTGTGgcagttcttttctttattcccaGAACTTGGGTGGCTGGCcaatctctgtgagctccacCCTGAGATCCTACTGAGCTGGTAAAGGGGAAACAGGATTTGAAAGTAAGCTTTAAATGGCTTTTCATTCCAATGCTCTGGACATAATGTTTTCAGTgtgcttctaattttaaattcTCTACTCTAGGGGAAGCTCTACTGAAGCTGTTTACCTATTCACATTCCAGATAAGTGCAAACAcccttttaaattttcttgtatttagaGCCCAATCCAAAAAGTATGCATGAGAATGGACTATCTTCTGGTTGGCTGAAGCTGCAGAATCTAGATTGTGCAGGCTGACTTTATAGCACTGGGatccctttctatttttttattcattttttttttttttttgtgaccaaCCCTCATTGTGTTGCCTTGGGCATTAGCTGTGGATTTTTATCAAAAGAGTAAATTCCAAATGCAGCATTAGAGCCTCATCTGAGCTGCTGCCTGTGACCCCTCCCAGAGGTGCTTAATTCTGCCCCAGCTATTCCTACTCTGCTCTAAGGAGCTGCTAGAGAAGGTGGATGGAGGAATGGTGGCTGAATGGAGGACACTGTCTTTTCACAACAGGGACATCTCCAGTGTACTGTGAGACTGTCTTTTGAGCAAAACCAATAAATAGTAATCCATCCAGCTCTATGTGGGTGGAAATGTACTGCCAGGGCAATGTTGGTGTaaacccccctcccaaaaaaaaacacaaaccagaTACGAGCTGATCTAATAATCTAATAATCTGATTCACAGCAGTGTCTTTATTCGAGCTATCACGGGATCCCCAGTTAAAAGCTGCCAAACAGAATGGTTTTGGTGGTGGGAGAGCCTGGAATATCtatggggcaaggctttatagcaatggggggtggggggaggataaGTTTGCAAGCATCTATTTGGGAAGCTACTGTGgcttttaacataattggctggtgttgGGAGtaatatcataaacttaatttctgctcctgTTTGCATTGGTTATTGGACAGGGgttgggcttgtaacctgggtgTGCAGGTTCGATgtgggaataacctggagacgttggtcttgttgagggtgcaacctggagacactggtcttgttggagattagcctagaaactggaCCTAGGCTCATGTTTTCTTGGTGCAGcatggaaactaatgctaggtaccagcctgttagtttacctgagttggATCTTGGGTCacattctctaaaatggagtcctTCTCCTCTTGTTACTAGAAAGACCAATCATGGGACATCGTGAAGCTTCATGAAAACAGTAATGGGGTTGTGGGGTTAGGTAGGGGCCCATTAGCTGGAGACAGAAGGGAGTCTTGGGTCCGAATTCTCCTCCTGTTGGCCGGGGTCTTCTTCAACTGTAAACAGATATGTGGTGGATTCATATGTGGTGGTCCCTGTAACTCTGTAGCACAGGGACCCTTTCAGTGAGTCTCTAGTGACCCATGGCAGTATCTCTTGACTAGGACCCAATTTCCAGGCTAAAACTGGAGCTCCAGAGGTGGATCTGTTGTATAGAAAGCACGGAAGTTTAAGACAAACCTGTTTGTGTACCCTAGGACACATTTGAGATTGTGTATACAACTTCTGTCATTAGGTGAACCAAACCTAACTTTAAAAGGTCGGGCAGTGgtagggcacacctttaatcccagctcttgggaggcagaggcaggtggatttctgagttcgagtccaccctggtctacagagagagttccaggacagccagggctacacagagaaaccctgtctaaaaataaaataaaataaaaaaaaaattaagaataaaaaaaggGTTAGTCCTGTCTGGTATGGAGAATTCTGTATTCTagaaaggatgtagagaaaaagaatTATCTAGTCACTGTGGAAGAGTCATTGTCAGTCTCTAAGGTCTTTAGGTTAGggttcttttttatcttttctacaTATCCTGAACTGTGGGGTCTATAAGCACAATGAAGTTTCCAATCAATCCTCTGAATATTAGCTAATCTCTAACTTATCTGGGACACAAATATAGGTCCATTGTCTGACtctagaaaattagaaaaagcaTACCTTGGAAGAATTTCTTGCAATAATTTCTGTGTTGCCATCTGAAGTCTCATGCTTATTTGGGAAAGTCTCAATCCATCCTCAAAATTTATCTATAAATATTAGCAAATATGTGTATCTGAATTTTCTTTGGTTTGAGCTCCATGAAGTTCATTTCCTGATAGACTCCTGGTTTGTTGTTTCTGTATTGAGTACCGGGGTTCTTCTCATTGATACCCACATTAGTTATTTGGCAGGCCTTACAGTTTTTAACTATTTCAGCTGTTCTCGTATTGGCATCTCTAATTCTGATGTGGAACTGGTGGACTATGTCCTGCATTTTCTGCACTCCCAGGTGTGAAGAACGATGGATCTTTTTTTAGTATGTGTAGACCCATTTACTCTGGTACAATTGATTTGTAGTCAGCTGTGCTCCATTATCTCTTATGACACTGAGACATGGTCAGGATTTTGTCCCAGATCACAACTTCTGTCTTGTCAGAGTGGATGGGGTCTCCTGGGTCTAGGACAATGAAGGACATTAGGGGTTCAGTTTCCAAGGCCACTCACCAGCCTATCTTGTTGccctctgggatggagtttagggCTTCCTTCTGCCTTCAGAAGGCCCCTCTACCTATAAATAGCCCCACAGTTGTATGTGGTAGTAAAGGCACACAGCCATCAGTGTCTCTTGTCTGATTTTCAGCTCAGTGACTCCTTGGTCAGAGCTGTCAGTTTAGCTTTCTGGGCTCACATTGTTGTCAGAAAAGGCTCTGACCTTATGATCTTGGTGTTTGTGATGAGCACTGACCCAGCATACCTTTGTTCATCCTGAATGAGATTGTTGCCATTGAACCACATTACCTTTGCATCTATCAAGCAGTTATTTAGGTCCCATAGATGTGGGCCAAAATGTCCCAGCAGTCCTGCAGATGACTATCAATGAAGGTTAGGTCGTGCAACAGAGCAGCTGAAAAGCTATCCTGAAGGCATTCAAGAGGAGAGGCAGGTAATGAATGCTgtcatctcctgtaaccaggagGTCCTTGCTGCACTGATATAAACAGGACAGGATTCAGCTTCTTGTGATTGGTGACAGACGGGCCATTGCCTGATACCAGGGCTCAGCATCTGAGTATGCATTCCCTGGTTCTAGGGAGGTCACCTGTAGTTGGCAGAGTAAGGCCTTCTTAGTGGAGATTTAAGAGGTcctgggtttttcttttatttctgttgccaCCTGGAAGTCATTTaaaaactgatgaagagactATCGACTGGTGGGTTCACCATGGGGCCAGGAACCAGCTTTTTGGCTTCTTGTGGTGAAGGGAACCTGTAGAATGTGGTAGACATAACCTGTCTCATGTTAAGATGTCTGTCAAAATCACTGTGTCAAAGTAACCTCATCAAAGTCATCTTGTAAcaagaaacacaaatacaaaatacaaaatacaaaaacacaaatataacctttcctttctatctggaagaaacaagaaacaaccaAAAAGTGGTACTCATGCAAAAGACCTCTCCATGACACCCAGAACACAAGTCCACCCTTTTCTATGAGGCAAAAATGAGAAACAATCAGAAAGTGGTACACACATGCAAGAAAAGACCCAGATTGTTGTGTATCTCTCATCATCCCTGAGCACATACCAACCCCAGACAGAGACTCAGGATGTCTTCTGGTCGTATCATAACCATCATTCCCAGATATATCTATGCTTACCTGCAACACAGGGAAGCCCTATGAACTGAAGAGAAGCTGTGTTAGGATGATGGGGCCCACAGAGTTCAAGGTTTGCAAAGCAAGGGCTAGTTCTAAGTGTTTTCTAGTTGGTCGTTCTGTGCTCTCTTGTTCACATCATCTATCCAATGATAAGGTTTTGTGTTGTTTGCCAGATCAGAGAGAACTGTAGAGCTGAGGGCAGAAACAATCACGTTGATGGTGTGTTCTTTCTGCATAATGTGACAAGACTTGAGTTGCTAACTCCTCAGTAAGCAGCCTTCTGGTTTTGACATGATGTGTTCAGAATGATGTTAGGCCTAACAGGCATCTAAAACCTGTAGGTAAAAACCTTCTGTCATCTAGAACTTTCCTGAGATGAACTTTGCCCATCACAACCCGATGCTTAGAGAATCCCTTAGAATTCCTGGTAATCACTTTGTTGAACACTGTCAGAGTCAGACATGAGTTATCTGTCTCAGCATCGAAATGTCCATCAGGTCAAACACCTGGAACTGAATAGCATCATCTGACTTGCATCTGCTGATAAGTCATATGAAACACATATGAAAGAGAGCAGCACTAAATCTTCAATTCTgatatattttcatgaaaaatcaTTTGCTACTAGAACCAGTAAAACTGAATGAGCTTAGGAAAGTTTAGAACTGAAActgttactgaaaaaaaaaatgagaaaatcttCAATATACTATAACCTTATGTCTATAACCAGAGTTTTGCAGAAAGAATCTTTAGAGCTTTAGCAACAAGAAGTCTTATCCAACAATTTGTGTAAAAGTTATACCAAAGACATATTCAAAGTCAAGATACTCATCACTTAGTAACATAATTATTAACAATTATGTTAGATTTGTTTCCACAACATTTTTTGTACTTTCTTCAAGCCCTAAAGTATATATTCATGAACATAAAATATTCCATGCTTTTTCCATTTAGTCATTGCCAAGACAGGTACTTGTGTTAATCAAGCATAATGGATTTTACAAACATGTGTACCCACAGAAGAAAACTACTATCAGAGTCATGACACAGACTATTTCCTCTTCTCTGAAagcatctttttttccttctgtagaGACAGAGTATCTACCTCTTAAAAAGTGGTATCTTAAAACTGGATTAGTGAGTTGGCTCTGGTGCTGAGTCAATAGATTTATGCACATAGTCTCTAAAATCTATTAATTATGAGAATATTCATTAATTATTATAcaagtatgtatatacacatacataaaaacacacacacatgtatgtatcaaTGTCAGTTAACTACATAGGTTTCTTTGAAAAATCCAAATCTCCCAAAATCAATGAATAATACACTACATCATATTAAATTTGACATTGAATGAATGTCAATACACACAATCTGGCCACAATGGAAATTGTTAGTTAAATTTCTATAAAGAGAGAATATAATATGACATTTGTTAAAAGCTAGACATAGATAGAAGCAATATGTTACTAATATTAGATGATAGGCTTTTTGATATATAGTTATTAATTAGTACATTATACAATGTTTTGTGATGGagaatgaattaaaagaaaacatgtacAGTTATATCTGAAATTGATATAAAGTCACCTTTTCTTCTTCAACTTTTCAAGAGCCTCATTCACACCCTTGTTCTTCATGCTGTAAATCCGAGGATTCAACCTTGGATTCACCAGGGTGTAGAATAAGGATGTCATTTTATCTTGATCCAGAGAGTAGGAAGAACTTGGACGGAAATACAAAAAGAGCTGAGTTCCCTGAAAAATTGCAACTGCAGTCAGGTGGAAGGCACATGTGGAGAAAGCTTTGGACCTTCCATCAGCAGAGCGGATCTTCAAGACTGATGAGATGATATAACAGTAAGAGACAAGAAGTCCAGAAATTGTGCTTAGTTCAATAAACCCAACAATTGTGAATGTAACTAACTCATTTGCCTCCGTATCTGAGCAAGATATTAATAGAAGAGGAGGAACATCACAAAAAAAGTGGTTGATCTCATTGGACCCACAGAAACACAAACTGAAGGCCAAGGTGGTATGTATCAAAGCATCTGCTGTTCCCACCAGGTAAACCCCAGCCATCAGGAGGAAGCACAGCTGGCTGGACATGTTCACTGTGTAGAGCAATGGGTTACTGATGGCCTGGTATATATCATAGGCCATCACTGCCAGCAGTAGACACTCGGAATCTACAAAGGCACAGAGGGTAAAGAACTGCAGTGCACATCCAACTGTGGAAATTGATTTATCCTCAGCTAAAAGATCCACCAGCATCTTGGGTCCAATTGCTGTGGAATAGCAGAGGTCACAGAAAGAGAGgtggctgaggaagaagtacatgggtgtgtgcagctGAGTGTCCACTCCGATTAAGATGATCATCCCAAGATTGGCAAGAAGAATAATGAGATAAACAAGTAGGAATGTGGTAAAGAGGGCCACTTTCATTTCAGGGTTATCAGTAATTCCTAACAAAATGAATTCATCCAGAGAGGAGCAATTTCCCCTGTACATGTTTCTtagataaactttaaaaattaacagtCATATATTCAAAATACCTTTATTGTatggaaaattattttagttttaatttattttatcctcaaatacttatataattatatttcaatcTTCAAATAAGATTgaatcatttaattttaataatctcTCTCACATAACAATTAATAAACTCTGGtatctaaaaacattttttccaaATATCATCCATTCATTAGTCTTCCTGAATTTCCTTTCCTTAACAGGAATAATATATTCACCATTATATCAtcttataatcttaaaaataatacatatttacatCCTAAGTTAGTGAGAATAAATGACAACATATTTAAGTTTCAAATACACTATAATTAATATTCAGATATATGTAAAATTATTCCCCAAGCATCAAGATTCTATGAAAACTCAGAGTTTAAAAGTGAGACCTCTATTCCTAACCAAAAGAAAAGCTAATATTTTTCCACTGTTTCTCAAAAAAATTTCTGTTAATTAGTTTATGATAAGCGGCAAATAATTCCTAAATACTTTTGTTTCAAGATATGTTTGTTGGCCATAATACTTGTATAATATTTGGAGGGGGTCAtttgaaaccaaaagaaaaatcttatagTCATTCAATGGAAAAGGCtaaaaaattatgtaattaatatgaagtcacacacatatatacatagctgAATATATTGTGTATTTCATATTAGAAACACTGAAAAAATATGAGGCTAAATGAAGTGTAATGAGATAAATGTCCTTATGGTTATGTGCAATTATGTGAAGTTTTATGATTTTCCAAGTGTTGGCAAtttagaaaacatgaaaattaGAACATAGGCATGTGTCTTTATGGGAGAATTTGCCTATATAGAAAGagttgaaatttaaaatttattattttaatagaatATTTCCATAATCTTTATCTTAAGAAAGTTTTAGAAAAAGATAATCAAAAAATGCTGATATAGAATACAAAGTCCTTGAaatcacacatatatgtacatacaaattgaaatgatctcagcacttgggaggcagaggcaggcagatttctgagttcaaggccagcctggtctacagaatgagttccaggacaaccagggctacatacagaaaccctgccttgaaataaaccaaaaaaaaaaaaaaaaaaaaaaaaagaaatatcttttaataatccattaaaattattaaaatatggtTTAATAGATACTAATAATAGATACTAATAAGATAGTCAATCTTCATTATTGAagataaaatagtattttaattagattttagACATACTGATCCAAGTAGGATACAAACGTTCTTTAATCTTAAAACTATATAAATCTTTTCAGAAAACGTAAGTTTTAATCTTATATTTTGGATTAGGAATCTTAGGAGTTTACCTGAGAAGATTGATTTTCCTTAGCAGAAAGGGGAAGGCAGCATTTTACTACATCATGTCCCACTTGGGATTTATATCCCTGCAGCCCTTCCCCTTAGGATTTGTTGTTATAAAAACATGTTAttactttattacttttttttcatGGCTTTTTGCTCTCCTGTGACTACATGACATTCCTCCTTAAAGATGGAACTATACTTTCTTACTATTATCATTAACTTGGtatgtcaaaataaaaatttgaaattaaatttattttggaaaatatgtaAAACATGTTGTTGAAAGGCAAGCGCTAGCCTGAAACACACTGAGGTAGTCCtgtagtgtttattttttaaggtttatttatttattttatttttatgtatatcaaTACCCTGTAGCTGAcattagacacaccagaagagggcatcagataaatcctattacagatgattgtgacccaccatgtgattcctgggaattgaactcaagacctctggagtgtcagtcagtgttcttaacctctgagccatccctttAGCCATTCATGTAGTGTTTGTAAGGCTAGGAAGACTTTGGCTTTGTGAGAATACAAAACATAAAcctggtttgtgtttgtgtgtgtgtgtgtgtgtgtgtttgtgtgtgtgtatgtgtgtgtgtgtgtgtgtgtgtaatgaatatGCCACAACATAAATCAAATCATTGTAGCAGACAGTTCATTAACTAAGAAATTTTCCAGTTGAGACTGCTATCTTCAATGTCCATGTCTATGAGAAACTGAACTGAGTAATATGAGATTGATAGGTACCATCCCTGGAATGGGTCTGGGATGGATTGATAAGCTAGCTGATCATGAGACTGAGTGAGTCAGTAAGTAGCATGCTTCTGTGGTTGCTGCTACACTTTTTATTTGGGTTCCAGTTCTGAATTCCATTGATTATGGACTATGACCTTGAAGTACAAGGTGACAAAATCCCTTCACTCCTATCCATTGCTTCCTTCAGATAGAGTGCTTAAATACAACAACATAGAAAAAACTCAGACATAAGTTGGGAACTTCCTTATACTTAACTCAAAAGAAGTAGCTCTAAAAAGATATGTTAAGGATTCAGTAGGAAGTTGAAAGAGCTACTTAAGTCTTTTGTCATCAAGAGAAATGTGTGATAAATCCCATACACTCGACATGTAGCTGCAAGCATTGGTGTTTGGCCTATTGGATTTTGgccttgctatgtttgttcattttttctttcttttgttttttaaatttaattttttattataagtaagtacactgtagctgtcttcagacactccagaagagggagtcaggtctcattagagatggttgtgagccaccatgtggttgctgagatttgaactctggaccttctgaagagcagtcagtgctcgtaacagctgagccatttctccagccattttctttgttttctttcctcttttcttttcccttctcttctcttctcttcttctcttctcttctcttttcttttttcttcttatccttccttccttctagtcttctttctttccttctttctttcatcctctccttcctttcttccttccctctctccctacctctttctttctttctttctttctttctttctttctttctttctttctttctttctttctttctttctttctttctttctttctttctttcttccttcctttctttctttcttccttcctttcttcctttcttccttttttgaatCATTCTTTGATATAGCTCCAATTGTTCTATTTTGGGCTAGAAATATTTCATCTTTGGCAATGTGTTGAAAATATGCAACTTGATTTTGCTATGGATGATTATTTTCTACATAAGAATTCACAGTTAAGAATTTTAAACTCataaagagggctggagagatggcttagtggtcaaAAGCACTGACTCtgtttctgaaggtcctgaattcaaattccagcaactacatggtggctcacaaacatccataatgagatctgacatcttcttctggtctgtctgaagacagttacagtgtacttaccgaTAGAGTGAGCAGATGTCCTGAGTTAAttccccaacaaccacatgatggctcacaaccatgtgtgcaatctacagtgtactcatatgcatacaataaataaataaatatttaaagaaatcccaTAAAGTGCTGAACAATTAGTAAATATTGAGCTTTTTGATGTTTGCATGAATGAATTTTATATTGTGAGATTGTTACAAGACTATAGAAACAAATGACGTAAAGCTATCTTAATATTGATAGGTTGGCAAGGGTTTAGGGTTATTGTTCACAACTTGAATCGGATAACAACCATATAGGATATAACCTCTTGGACATAATATACCATGGGAAAcagtgaaacaaaaataaaattatagattttttttttttttgttttttcaagacagagtttctctgcctGGCAACAGAATTATAGATTACTGTCTCCCATTAACATAGGTTCtaacaatttttaattaaatattaggAAATTTTAGTAAATTGTTCATTAAAGCTATTTTCATCTTGATCTAGGTGAACTTATTTATGTAAGACAAAAGTAGTTAAACAAATGGATGCCAAAAATGAGTTACATTAACAATTACAAAAGTGCCGGGAagaggtggcacaggccttttatcccagcattttggaggtagagacaggtggacttctgagtttcgaagccagcctggtctacagagtgagttccagggcagccacacagagaaaccctgactcaaaaaaccaaaaccaaacaaccaaacgaaactataacaacaaaaaccaattaCAGAAGTTAGAAATAAAGTGTTTGTGTCTAGGAGTAACTCCAAATTCCATACCAACACTGACCTCAGTCAGACTGTGATAGTTTATTCAAGAAACACCTCAAGACTGATCAGTCAGAGCTCACAGATTGTGGAGTTGAAAACTATGACCCTGAACAGTGTTCAGGGCCAGTTTATATAGGGAAAATAAGATAATGATGTCATAAACAGATACAGAGTGGACTGCCTAAGCAGATACAGCTTGGGCTGAGAATGTGGTCGGCCTTTCACCAAGTTTGGTTTTAGTACTTTAGACTTAATAGTTTAAATTAACCTCTATTTACCCTGGCTGAGTAAAGACCACAGTTGGATGAATTacaacaccaccaccaataataataataacaataataataatgagtctCAGAACATAACAGGATATATAAGCAGACTCACCTCGCTCTGAGTCAAACTATTTTTCTGATTCTAGAGTCAAGCTGCCTTTTATGTTGGCAATATGGGATGATTGTCAGGCCTCAAGCAGAATGTATAATTTTATGCCACGTAAGTAATGCCAGGGAAGCAGGTCATAGAAGCAGTCTTCAACATAAAGATCAtctcaataaatacaaagaagtaAATCTACCGATGAACCAGACTGATTCCATCTTAAGATCAGAAGCCATTTTGTTACTTCAAAATGAGTTTTAGTTTACTGTGAAAGAAAAGTGTATATTTTCTAGAATTCAACTTGTGCCACATACTGACCTTCATCCTTTTCCCTAAAACATAACACAAAACATTCTACCAAGTAGTCTTAAACTTCTATCTgcttctgcatttcttttcttttcttttttattcttttaaatatataggacctctatctatctatctatctatctatctatctatctatctatctatctatctatttatttattatatataagtacactgtagctgtcttcagacactccagaagatggcatcagatctccttacagatggttgtgagctaccctgtggttgctaggatttgaactcagaacctttggaagaacagtcagtgctcttaaacactgagccatcacaccagctttttttttcttctgaatttcttcctttttttgttttttgatttttgtttgtttgtttgtttttttctttttttggtttttcgagacagggtttctctgtgtatccctggctatcctggaactcattctgtagaacaggctggcctcgaactcagaaatctgcctgcctctgcctcccaagtgaggtgattaaaggcgtgtcctATCACCACCCTGCTGCTTCTGAATCTCAATTGCCATTTTTCTATATCTCCAAAGTCACCCTTTAAAGACCCATTATCAGCATATAGGGTTAAATTAATATCATCTTAATAgatgaaaataaaactaataaaatttgaTGGTCATttagataaatatttttgaaacattAATTATTGAAGGAATGATCATCAGCACAGCAAAGATCATACTTTCAATGGGAACACTGGCTATAATCAGAACCCAGCAAAAAGCTGTGTGGTTTCCATGACAGTTCAGGGTCAGCACAACAATGTTCTCTCCCCTTGacactatttaaaaacaaactcctAAAATTTTAGTTACTGTATTAATTATAAATGATGAAGTAAAAGTATGTCTGATTATTAAAAAGTGTGATGAAAAATGTTCTGCAATTAGATAGTGGGAGGAGATATAGATGAGCTTATGGACATTCTGAAAAACACATAAATTTTGAAGTGTCATTTTTAAAGGATAGATACTATAGGGCTGGGTAGATATTGTTTGTATATCTTGCCAAAGGTAACTGACTGGCTATGGGTCCTGCGGCTCACAGGACAGTAGACAACTGCTTGTAACTTTGAATGTTAGAGATTCAAtgctctcttctgccctctgttgGCATTAAACACTTCTGTAGGATATGTAAACTTATTCAGGGTGAAAAAAACACTCACAtgcaagaaatgaaaatgaagaaatctttttttttttttaagtaaagtgTTTCTTCAAAGTCAGATAATAAAGCAAATAATTCAATGCTAATGAAGAAATGTACAAGAAAAGAGAGTTGGGAATGATTAAGTATGGCTGTTTAAAGCTTGAGTTTCTAGATTTTGACTTTGGAGAGCAAAGTTTAGTCATCTAATATATCATAATGtgagtgtaagtatctgtgtgtatgttgtcatacacatattaaaattgaataatTAACGAAAATAATAAACACTTCATACTACATCTTTGCTAAAGATAATGGTGGATTTACAGagaccaataaagaagaaagtaacCACTCATGACAAATCCTGGGGGAAATGGTTTCAAAACCTTTAGTCCCAAATGACAATTGGAACAATAAAACATCACCTTCACGGTGTTCAGGCAGCTAAGAACTACTCTCATAAGGTGAGTTCCTATATTTCTGTATCTTTAGAAACAGAGTAAAGCAAAACAATTtcaatttatctttttataaacaggTGTTTTCATGATGATGTTCTGCCTGCTCAACTTAAAATATTACTAGGCATAAAAATTATTAGGagtaatgaatgaaaataatttttaagcagATTCATGAGTCTCAAATATCTTTAGAGTAACAGAAACAACATTTG
It encodes the following:
- the LOC127685569 gene encoding olfactory receptor 5W2-like, which produces MYRGNCSSLDEFILLGITDNPEMKVALFTTFLLVYLIILLANLGMIILIGVDTQLHTPMYFFLSHLSFCDLCYSTAIGPKMLVDLLAEDKSISTVGCALQFFTLCAFVDSECLLLAVMAYDIYQAISNPLLYTVNMSSQLCFLLMAGVYLVGTADALIHTTLAFSLCFCGSNEINHFFCDVPPLLLISCSDTEANELVTFTIVGFIELSTISGLLVSYCYIISSVLKIRSADGRSKAFSTCAFHLTAVAIFQGTQLFLYFRPSSSYSLDQDKMTSLFYTLVNPRLNPRIYSMKNKGVNEALEKLKKKR